Sequence from the Fulvivirga ligni genome:
GAAAAAATTTGTTAGCTCTAAAAAACTGTTTGTTTACCACCATGACCAGCTGACAGAAATAAAATCAAAAAATGACTTACTGAAAGTATTCTCTAATAAGGAAAATGAAATTAAAAAGTACATCAAGGAGCAAATATTGAATTTCAGAAAGGACATTGAAGCATCAGCACTACAATTGGTTAAGTTTTATGAAAATGAAAGCTAGGCTAATTATAATCTTTATTTTACTATCATTTTCATTGGCTGAGGCTCAATCCATTACAGGCTCTTATTCAAATATCAGCATGAGTGACTTTGCTGATATTATCAAAGAACAAACTGGTTATAATTTATATTACCAGACTGGCTCAGCAGATAGCATTAGAATTTCTGGCAACTTCAATGGTACAAGTCTAAATGATTGCTTAAAAAAAGGTTTAGATGGTAAATCCTTCTATTTCAGCATAGATAGAACGGGTAAGAACATTTTTATTACCAGAGAAGTAAAAATACAGACAGACCTACCTACCAACTTTTTGGAACCTGCCCATATAGCATCGAATAATGATGAATCGCATGAACTGATAGATGCTTTTCAGGAGGAACTCAATTTAAGCAAGAACGAACAGCTTTATGAAATCGGTCAAAGATCTAACTTTATTACGAAGGGTTTTTCAAAACTGAAAGGAACTGTAATTGATTTTAAAACGGGCCTTCCTATAGTTGGTGCCTCAGTATATATAGAAAAACCAATGATTGGAGGGGCCACCAATGAGAGAGGTGAATTTGAAATATCATTACCCAATGGGCGCCATACATTGAAATGTTCTGCCGTTGGATTTCAAGAACGAGCAAAGCAGATCATTTTGTATTCTTCCGGCTCCACCCACTTTAAGCTTAACGATGAGGTTTTATCACTTAATGAGGTGGTCATTGAGGCTAATAGAGATGTGAATGTACAAAGCACCCAAATGGGTAGGAATGTTGTAAGCTTGGAAACAATAAAGCAAATTCCAATGGTTATGGGTGAACCAGATGTAATGCGAGTTATGACCACTTTTCCAGGAGTTAAAACTGTGGGAGAAGCTAGCACGGGCTTTAATGTGAGAGGTGGTTCGGTAGATCAAAATTTAATTTTATGGAATGACGGAGTAATATTTAACCCTTCTCATCTCTTTGGATTCTTTTCAGCATTTAATCCAGATGTAGTAGCAGATGTAGAACTCTATAAAAGTAATATACCGGCCAAATATGGAGGGAGATTATCATCTGTATTGGATGTAAAACCCAAATTCGGAAATAAAGAAAAGTATTCAGGTCGTCTGGGTGTGGGACCGTTAACCAGTAGGCTGACAATTGAGGGTCCGATAAAAGATAAAACTTCCTTCATAGCCGGAATTAGAACTACTTATTCTAACTGGGTGCTTAATCTTATAAACAATGATGATTTGAATAACAGCAAAGCGTCATTTCAGGATATTAGCTTAAACATACAACATGACATAGATGACAAGAATATATTAACCTTAACCTCCTATTTTAGCCGAGATGCCTTCAATTTAAGGAGTGACACCACCTACAGATATAACAATAATAATCTCGTTTTTAAATGGAAAAGGATTAATAGCACCAAACTAATCAGTGAATATACAGCCGCTTATAGCAGATATAAATACAATGCTAATTCAGATATTAACCCGGTAAATGCTTTTGATCTTTACTTTGATATAAACGAGTATAATATTAAAGGAGATTACTTTTATAACTGGAAGAAGAATCATGAAATAAGCTTCGGTTTGGGAACCATACTTCATTATTTAAATCCCGGTGAATTTATACCTTATGGAGAAGACTCGAAAGTAAAAAACAAAAAGCTTCAACACGAACAGGCTCTAGAAAGCTCTGTGTACATCGAAGATAATTATAGCGTATCTAAAAGCTTTCAGGTAAACCTTGGGCTCAGATACAGCCGTTTTGATTATTTCGGACCTAAGAATGTTATCAATTACCAGGATAATGCCCCAAAAACGGAAGACAATATCATAGATACTACCAGCTATTCAAACCTCAAACATATTCAAGCATATCAGGCACCTGAAATCAGACTAGCTCTGCGATATGCATTGACTAATCATCTATCACTGAAATTAGGTTACAACAACATGCGTCAATATTTGCATATGCTATCAAATACTACCGCAGTATCGCCTACTGATATCTGGAAACTTAGCGATAAATATATAAAGCCACAGCAAGGCAAACAGCTTTCATTCGGTGTTTATAAAGATCTTTTCAGAGGCCAGCTTGAAACCTCCATAGAATCATATTATAAGTCTATAAACAACTACTTAGATTACAAGGGGGGCGCCAACTTAGTCATGAACGAAAACATTGAACAAGATGTACTGAACACTAAAGGCAAGGCTTATGGTTTAGAGTTTTTTTTAAAGAAAAAGTATGGAAAACTAACTGGATGGATAAGTTATACTTACTCTAGAATTAAATTGAAGGTGGATGATGAAAATGAAATTGAAACCATAAATAAGGGAGCATGGTACCCTGCTAACTTTGATAAACCACATGATCTCACCGTGATTTCTAACTATAAGTTCTCCCACCGTTTCAATGTGGGGCTAAATGCAACATACAGCACTGGCAGACCTATCACCTTACCTGTAGGCAAATTTCAATATGAGGGTGGTGAGCGAGTACTATACTCTAATAGAAATGAGTATCGAATACCTGATTACTTCAGAATAGATTTAGCTTTTAACATTGAGGGAAATCATAAGGTAAATCAAAAAACGCATAATAGCTGGAATGTAGGCGTCTACAACCTAACTGGTCGCAAGAATGTTTATTCTGCCTACTTCGTCACTGAGGAGGGTAAAGTAAATGGATACAAGCTTTCTATCTTTGGTAGCGCCATACCGTACATCAACTTTATAATAAGATTTTAATGAGAGTTTCTTTATTCATATTATTATCTACTTGTTCATTAATAATAGGTTGCCTCGAACCCTATAATCCACCAGCTATAACAAACACAGAGACTTCACTTATAATTGAAGGGAGTATTGAATCTGGCACTTCAATCATTAAATTGTCAAGGTCATCACCGCTTAATTCTGATAACGCTATCTCTCCCGAAGTAGAAGCCGAAGTGAGTATAGAAGACGAAACCGGACATGCATATGCATGTACTGAAACATCACCAGGAAGATACTCAGTCTCAGGCCTTGATATTCGAACTGGAAATCAATACAGACTGAAGATAATAACTAAGCAAAAAGATGAATATGAATCAACTTTTGTAGAAGCTATTGAGTCACCGCCAATTGATTCTATTTATTGGGAACAAACAAAAGATGGTCTCGATCTTTATTTAGATGCACATTCTACCTCTAATCAAGAAAACCGTTACAAGTGGAGCTTTATTGAAAACTGGGAGTTTCATTCTGTCTATCCATCATTTTATGAATATATAGGTGATGGTATAGTAAAATCTCGGCCAAACGATATATATACTTGTTATCAGTCAGATAGTTCTAAAAGCATACTAATAGGATCTAGCAACAACCTAGAAAGCAATATTATAAGTCGCTTTCACCTACAACACATCGACAATAGTGACTGGCGACTTCAGGTAAAGTATAGTATATTGGTGAAGCAATATACCTTAACAGAAGAAGCTTTCAGCTTTTACGAAATACTTCGAAAGAATACCGAAACCACGGGTACTTTCTTCGATCCTCAGCCTTCTCCTATCAATGGTAACTTCATTTGCACTACTGACAAAACAAAACGAGCTATTGGTTATGTAGAAGCCACAGTCACCTCAAGCAAACGGATATTCATCAGCAATGACGAGTTAGAGAATTGGGATATACCTGATAACTGCGAAACAACCAATGTTCCCCTGGATAGTGTGGATTATTATTTTGGGTACTCGCATTATATCCCCATATCCTATGAATTAGCTACTGGATCATATATAAGTTCTTCACGTGCCTGTGTAAACTGCACTCTGAGAGGGACCACGAAAAAACCAGAATTCTGGGACTAGAAATGAACAAAAAGGTTATTATCATAACATTGCTATTATTAGCATCTGCAATAAATGCTTTTAGCTTATCTCATCAAGGTACAATACCAGACGTAGAAAGAATTTTCTTAAACACCGATAGAGAAGGGTATGTCGCGGGTGAATTGATTTGGTTCAAAGCATATACTTTAGACAAAAACAATATCCCAAATGATCTCAGCAAGGTACTGTATATTGAGCTAATAGACAGTGTCGGGAATTCAGTGATCCAGTCTAAACATAAAATTGATAATGGATTTGGTTCAGGCAACATTTACGTCCCTTCTTCAATTCAAACCGGGAGATATTTAATGGTTTGCTACACATCATTAATGAGAAATTTCGATCATAAGATTTACTTTCAAAAATCTATTTCCATTATTAACTCCCATGTAAAAGTACCCAACGTAAACATCGCAAATGATAGCAAAAACCCAGTCAATGCACCTCTCAGCAGCTTCTCATCGACTAATAACCTCGTTGACCTTCAAGTAAGAAAAAAGTCATTTCCTTCAAGAGCACTTGTCAAGGTAAGCCTTCAAAACAAGAGTAAAGATATAATGTCGAATATTTCAATAAGTGTATTTCAGGCTGATTCACTTAATCTTATAGAAAATTTAAAACTTGAAAATGTTCAGAGTTATAGTTCAGATCAGAAAATGGTATTTCTTCCAGAACTAGAGGGCCACATCAGCTATTTCAATTCAACTGACAATCAAGGTATTACAGCTCCTGTTTATCTATCGATGCTTTCGACATCTCCTGAAATATACTCCACTACATTGAAAGAAGATGGATCGGCCATGTTCA
This genomic interval carries:
- a CDS encoding TonB-dependent receptor, whose amino-acid sequence is MKARLIIIFILLSFSLAEAQSITGSYSNISMSDFADIIKEQTGYNLYYQTGSADSIRISGNFNGTSLNDCLKKGLDGKSFYFSIDRTGKNIFITREVKIQTDLPTNFLEPAHIASNNDESHELIDAFQEELNLSKNEQLYEIGQRSNFITKGFSKLKGTVIDFKTGLPIVGASVYIEKPMIGGATNERGEFEISLPNGRHTLKCSAVGFQERAKQIILYSSGSTHFKLNDEVLSLNEVVIEANRDVNVQSTQMGRNVVSLETIKQIPMVMGEPDVMRVMTTFPGVKTVGEASTGFNVRGGSVDQNLILWNDGVIFNPSHLFGFFSAFNPDVVADVELYKSNIPAKYGGRLSSVLDVKPKFGNKEKYSGRLGVGPLTSRLTIEGPIKDKTSFIAGIRTTYSNWVLNLINNDDLNNSKASFQDISLNIQHDIDDKNILTLTSYFSRDAFNLRSDTTYRYNNNNLVFKWKRINSTKLISEYTAAYSRYKYNANSDINPVNAFDLYFDINEYNIKGDYFYNWKKNHEISFGLGTILHYLNPGEFIPYGEDSKVKNKKLQHEQALESSVYIEDNYSVSKSFQVNLGLRYSRFDYFGPKNVINYQDNAPKTEDNIIDTTSYSNLKHIQAYQAPEIRLALRYALTNHLSLKLGYNNMRQYLHMLSNTTAVSPTDIWKLSDKYIKPQQGKQLSFGVYKDLFRGQLETSIESYYKSINNYLDYKGGANLVMNENIEQDVLNTKGKAYGLEFFLKKKYGKLTGWISYTYSRIKLKVDDENEIETINKGAWYPANFDKPHDLTVISNYKFSHRFNVGLNATYSTGRPITLPVGKFQYEGGERVLYSNRNEYRIPDYFRIDLAFNIEGNHKVNQKTHNSWNVGVYNLTGRKNVYSAYFVTEEGKVNGYKLSIFGSAIPYINFIIRF
- a CDS encoding DUF4249 domain-containing protein, with translation MRVSLFILLSTCSLIIGCLEPYNPPAITNTETSLIIEGSIESGTSIIKLSRSSPLNSDNAISPEVEAEVSIEDETGHAYACTETSPGRYSVSGLDIRTGNQYRLKIITKQKDEYESTFVEAIESPPIDSIYWEQTKDGLDLYLDAHSTSNQENRYKWSFIENWEFHSVYPSFYEYIGDGIVKSRPNDIYTCYQSDSSKSILIGSSNNLESNIISRFHLQHIDNSDWRLQVKYSILVKQYTLTEEAFSFYEILRKNTETTGTFFDPQPSPINGNFICTTDKTKRAIGYVEATVTSSKRIFISNDELENWDIPDNCETTNVPLDSVDYYFGYSHYIPISYELATGSYISSSRACVNCTLRGTTKKPEFWD